The following coding sequences lie in one Pontibacter sp. G13 genomic window:
- a CDS encoding asparaginase domain-containing protein, with the protein MTIRVFVTGGTFDKNYDYLRGELYFEDTQLPEMLRLGRNTVDIRLRTLMMVDSLEMTLEDRELIARNCLNCDEERILITHGTDTMVETAKVIADTVRDKTIVVTGAMVPYRFGSSDGFFNLGSSLAFAQTLPHGVYIVMNGRYFTWDNVRKNRQTGFFEELR; encoded by the coding sequence ATGACCATCCGTGTGTTTGTCACTGGCGGGACCTTTGACAAAAACTACGACTACCTGAGAGGGGAACTCTATTTTGAAGATACTCAACTACCTGAGATGCTTCGTCTTGGCCGCAATACCGTCGATATCCGACTTCGGACGTTGATGATGGTAGACAGCCTTGAGATGACGTTGGAGGACCGTGAACTGATCGCGCGCAATTGCCTGAATTGCGATGAGGAGCGAATTCTGATTACACACGGAACGGATACGATGGTAGAGACCGCCAAAGTGATAGCCGACACGGTCCGGGACAAGACGATTGTGGTGACAGGCGCAATGGTTCCTTATCGATTTGGAAGCTCCGACGGATTTTTCAATCTCGGGAGTTCCCTTGCATTTGCCCAGACCCTCCCACACGGTGTCTATATCGTCATGAACGGACGATACTTCACGTGGGACAATGTCCGCAAGAATCGCCAGACTGGATTCTTCGAAGAATTGCGATAA
- a CDS encoding FtsX-like permease family protein gives MNFEYYFAKRITFNPERKASSLVIRLGIVSIALAVATMEIALSFVQGFQNEISNKVVGFGSHLQVVTYFREVDTEVMPIDRYEPTLDSVRKLPYVASVSPYVEKSAALKSKTGWDGTMLRGVDSTFDWRFFATVLVDGALPEYGATEELYHQEILISKKQSKVLNLSVDDKAVLLFFPEPYRRRPVRVAGIYETGMEEFDNNVVICDMRLLQQIWDWNDNEVTGFSINLHDLQDLDQAHEEVNGIIPYSMGAESITYLFRGIFDWLSLLHQNVWVILILMMVVSIINMTSVTLILIIERANTVGILKAQGMSSSRIQRMFLWYALFLILIGIVLGNVIGLGLLASQDWLHWLRVSQEDYFIEVVPVAWVWSRFFIVNLMVALICTTAMVIPTWVINRITPLRAIRFQ, from the coding sequence TTGAACTTCGAATATTACTTCGCCAAGCGAATCACCTTCAACCCCGAACGAAAGGCCTCCTCCCTGGTCATTCGCTTGGGGATCGTCAGTATTGCGTTGGCGGTAGCGACCATGGAAATCGCCCTTTCCTTTGTGCAAGGGTTCCAAAATGAGATTTCCAATAAGGTGGTGGGCTTTGGCTCTCACCTACAGGTCGTGACCTATTTTCGGGAAGTGGATACCGAGGTCATGCCGATCGATCGATATGAGCCCACGCTTGATTCGGTCAGAAAGCTTCCTTATGTAGCTTCTGTTTCACCCTATGTGGAGAAATCCGCAGCCCTGAAATCCAAAACCGGTTGGGATGGAACCATGCTGCGTGGGGTTGATTCGACTTTCGATTGGCGCTTCTTCGCCACCGTCTTGGTGGATGGAGCACTCCCCGAATACGGTGCCACCGAGGAGCTATACCATCAGGAAATCCTCATTTCCAAAAAGCAGTCCAAAGTCCTCAACCTCTCTGTCGATGACAAGGCGGTATTGTTGTTTTTCCCGGAGCCTTATCGTCGGCGACCGGTGAGAGTGGCAGGAATTTACGAGACGGGCATGGAGGAATTCGACAACAATGTCGTGATCTGCGACATGAGACTCCTTCAGCAGATCTGGGACTGGAATGATAACGAGGTGACGGGATTCTCCATCAACCTTCATGATTTACAAGATCTGGATCAGGCACATGAGGAGGTCAATGGCATTATCCCCTACTCTATGGGAGCAGAATCCATCACGTATCTATTCCGTGGGATTTTCGACTGGCTGAGCCTCTTGCATCAAAACGTCTGGGTGATCCTCATCCTCATGATGGTCGTGTCGATCATCAATATGACCTCTGTTACGTTGATCCTAATCATCGAGCGTGCCAATACCGTGGGAATCCTCAAAGCCCAAGGCATGTCATCGAGCCGGATTCAACGCATGTTCTTGTGGTATGCATTGTTCCTGATTCTCATCGGAATTGTGTTGGGAAATGTGATCGGCTTGGGATTGCTTGCGAGTCAGGACTGGCTCCATTGGCTCAGAGTCTCACAAGAGGATTACTTCATCGAGGTTGTCCCTGTGGCTTGGGTTTGGAGTAGATTCTTCATTGTCAATCTCATGGTTGCGTTGATCTGCACCACTGCCATGGTCATCCCCACTTGGGTGATCAACCGGATCACCCCGCTCAGGGCCATCCGGTTCCAATAA
- a CDS encoding DUF1343 domain-containing protein: protein MIRSIAKYTNFLLIPFMSLTISTTWGCNDAEDSHATLPTEPSAATGDSITFERGSGGAGHDHQATVRTGAEIFVSEMVGKWAADSAKVVVVANHTTQVFGGVHLVDTLIGSGVQVVKVFAPEHGFRGTADAGEAVQDGIDKKTGVPVISLYGKLKKPTPELLKGVDAVFFDIQDVGSRHYTYISTMTYVMEACAELGIPFYVLDRPNPNGWYVDGPVLETGSESFIGMHQVPIVHGMSIGEYAQMVNGEHWMKNGVEADLTVIPCEGYEHDMRWEETGLEWIPPSPNLGTEYSAYLYPALCWLEPTPMSVGRGTDSAFTVAGAPWFETSTPQARMADGASQLYGLEADPTDFTPRSLPGKSKYPKFQDQQCHGWVFRNRVEGKELLLAGLSILGDSYRQHQQAHAGDSFFKKGFHKWPGNKTLKSQIQSGMSPEEIYESWRPKVEDYIMIRRNYLIYP from the coding sequence ATGATTCGATCAATCGCCAAATATACCAATTTCCTGCTCATCCCATTCATGAGTTTGACGATCTCTACCACTTGGGGGTGCAATGATGCCGAAGATTCTCATGCGACCCTCCCCACAGAGCCGTCTGCTGCTACTGGAGATTCCATCACTTTTGAGCGAGGATCAGGGGGCGCCGGTCATGATCATCAGGCTACCGTCCGTACAGGTGCTGAAATATTTGTTTCGGAAATGGTCGGAAAGTGGGCCGCAGATAGTGCCAAGGTCGTAGTGGTGGCCAATCACACCACACAAGTTTTTGGCGGAGTCCACCTGGTAGATACCCTTATCGGAAGTGGCGTTCAGGTGGTGAAGGTATTTGCACCTGAGCATGGATTCCGAGGAACTGCCGATGCCGGAGAAGCCGTCCAAGATGGGATCGATAAGAAGACAGGCGTTCCGGTAATCTCCCTCTATGGTAAATTGAAAAAGCCAACCCCAGAGTTGCTGAAAGGCGTGGATGCCGTATTTTTCGACATTCAGGATGTCGGTAGTCGCCATTACACCTACATTTCCACCATGACCTACGTGATGGAAGCGTGTGCAGAATTGGGGATTCCTTTTTATGTGCTGGATCGTCCCAACCCAAATGGCTGGTACGTGGATGGGCCTGTTTTGGAAACAGGTAGTGAGTCATTCATTGGTATGCACCAAGTCCCTATTGTCCACGGAATGAGCATTGGAGAATATGCGCAGATGGTCAATGGGGAGCATTGGATGAAAAACGGCGTAGAGGCAGATTTGACCGTCATTCCATGTGAGGGATATGAGCATGATATGCGCTGGGAGGAAACAGGGTTGGAGTGGATTCCACCTTCCCCCAACCTCGGAACTGAATATTCTGCCTATCTATATCCCGCATTGTGTTGGTTGGAGCCAACTCCCATGAGTGTAGGTCGAGGAACTGATTCCGCTTTTACTGTCGCTGGAGCCCCTTGGTTTGAGACTTCCACTCCACAAGCTCGTATGGCCGATGGAGCCAGCCAGCTCTACGGATTGGAAGCAGACCCAACGGACTTTACCCCTCGTTCTTTGCCGGGCAAATCCAAATATCCCAAGTTCCAAGACCAGCAATGTCATGGTTGGGTGTTCCGAAATCGTGTGGAAGGAAAGGAATTGCTTTTGGCAGGTTTGAGCATATTGGGTGATTCCTACCGCCAGCATCAGCAAGCACATGCGGGAGACTCCTTTTTCAAGAAAGGATTTCACAAGTGGCCGGGCAATAAAACCCTCAAATCCCAAATACAGTCCGGAATGTCTCCCGAGGAGATTTATGAGAGCTGGAGACCCAAAGTGGAGGATTATATAATGATCCGTAGAAATTATCTGATATACCCTTGA
- a CDS encoding glycosyltransferase family 2 protein, translating into MDISIVVPLYNEVESLGELVEKIADVADAHGYSYEVIMVDDGSKDGSWQKIKELSESYPQVRGIKFGRNYGKSPALHMGFQAAQGDVVITMDADLQDNPEEIPGLYRMIQEEGYDLVSGWKKKRYDPPSKTIPTKLFNAVTRKVTGIHLHDFNCGLKAYRLDVVKSIEVYGEMHRYIPVLAKYAGYGHIGEKEVVHQARPYGVSKFGGLNRFVNGFLDLITLVFTRKYVKRPMHFFGTWGVIFALIGGINLFYLAFIRLVQNIWISDRLPALIFGAVAFLSGILLFTVGLLGELIVRNSSGRNNYHVSQRLGFDHQEQMHRSS; encoded by the coding sequence ATGGATATTTCAATAGTTGTACCGCTCTACAATGAGGTCGAATCCCTCGGAGAGCTTGTCGAAAAGATCGCCGATGTCGCCGATGCTCATGGGTATTCCTATGAGGTGATCATGGTAGATGACGGGAGCAAAGACGGTTCTTGGCAGAAGATCAAAGAACTGTCCGAATCTTATCCACAAGTACGTGGAATCAAGTTCGGCCGGAATTACGGTAAATCCCCGGCGCTTCACATGGGATTCCAGGCTGCGCAGGGAGATGTGGTGATCACGATGGACGCCGACCTTCAGGACAACCCAGAAGAAATTCCGGGATTGTACCGGATGATTCAGGAGGAAGGATACGACTTGGTATCTGGCTGGAAGAAGAAGCGTTACGATCCGCCTTCCAAAACCATTCCCACGAAATTGTTCAATGCGGTAACTCGCAAAGTGACTGGCATTCATCTGCATGACTTCAACTGCGGCCTGAAAGCCTACCGCCTAGATGTCGTCAAAAGCATCGAGGTTTATGGCGAAATGCACCGATATATTCCTGTATTGGCCAAATACGCCGGGTACGGACACATCGGTGAAAAGGAAGTCGTCCATCAGGCACGTCCCTACGGAGTCTCCAAATTTGGCGGTCTGAATCGATTCGTCAATGGATTCCTGGATCTTATTACCTTGGTATTTACCCGAAAATACGTCAAGCGTCCGATGCACTTCTTTGGCACTTGGGGGGTAATCTTTGCATTGATTGGAGGGATAAATCTTTTCTACTTGGCCTTTATTCGATTGGTACAAAACATCTGGATCTCGGATCGTTTGCCTGCCTTGATCTTTGGTGCGGTGGCTTTCCTTTCAGGGATCTTGTTGTTTACGGTGGGACTTTTGGGTGAATTGATCGTCCGAAATTCCTCCGGCAGAAATAATTACCACGTTTCCCAGCGATTGGGATTTGACCATCAGGAACAGATGCATCGATCTTCCTGA
- a CDS encoding NAD-dependent epimerase/dehydratase family protein produces MNFHLISGGCGFVGRNMAKHLYKTTQDTIIVVDDLSVGMEPAQWPFPEGKFLGDAPQRSIDNVEFWGEDQRMIFWNGDFRLFLRNMLENDQWLKEAYGIEMEKFTDVFHFAAIVGGRAKIDGDPMMVALDLSIDAEFFYWACKHKPTRVMFPSSSAAYPVNLQAEEGFVALKESDIDFETGNLGQPDMTYGWSKLTGEYLARIAAEHYDLHVACVRPFSGYGEDQDLSYPIPAIASRAAGMEDPFEVWGTGKQGRDFVHIDDCIDAILFALDNIKDGSAMNIGSGKITSFLEIIELFTEFAGYKPEIKPLLHKPVGVHARHANMDHVFNELGWKPKISLREGMKRVYEQAVKNLEKTT; encoded by the coding sequence ATGAATTTTCACTTGATTTCCGGCGGGTGCGGATTTGTAGGCCGGAACATGGCCAAACACCTATACAAGACCACGCAAGACACCATCATCGTGGTCGATGACCTTTCTGTAGGGATGGAACCTGCACAATGGCCATTTCCTGAGGGAAAATTCCTGGGAGACGCTCCACAACGATCTATTGACAATGTGGAATTTTGGGGAGAAGACCAGCGCATGATCTTCTGGAATGGAGACTTCCGGTTGTTCCTCCGCAACATGCTCGAAAATGACCAGTGGCTCAAGGAAGCCTATGGGATCGAGATGGAGAAATTCACCGATGTATTCCACTTCGCAGCCATCGTAGGTGGACGTGCCAAAATCGATGGGGACCCGATGATGGTCGCGCTCGATTTGTCCATTGACGCGGAGTTCTTCTACTGGGCTTGCAAACACAAGCCTACCCGTGTGATGTTCCCAAGCTCAAGTGCCGCCTATCCTGTGAATCTGCAGGCCGAGGAGGGATTTGTTGCCTTGAAGGAATCTGACATCGACTTCGAAACAGGGAACTTGGGACAGCCTGACATGACTTACGGTTGGTCAAAGCTGACAGGTGAATATCTGGCTCGTATCGCCGCAGAACACTATGATCTGCACGTGGCATGTGTGCGTCCATTCTCCGGATATGGAGAGGATCAGGACCTTTCCTATCCAATTCCTGCAATTGCTTCCAGAGCCGCAGGTATGGAAGATCCCTTCGAAGTGTGGGGTACTGGTAAGCAAGGTCGTGACTTCGTGCACATTGATGACTGTATCGATGCAATCCTATTTGCGCTAGACAACATCAAGGATGGAAGCGCGATGAATATCGGATCTGGAAAAATCACCAGTTTCCTCGAAATCATCGAGCTCTTCACTGAGTTTGCCGGGTACAAACCAGAAATCAAGCCTTTGCTGCACAAGCCTGTAGGGGTACACGCACGCCATGCCAACATGGATCACGTCTTCAACGAGCTGGGTTGGAAACCCAAAATTTCTCTCCGCGAAGGGATGAAGCGTGTGTATGAGCAAGCAGTGAAGAATCTCGAAAAAACTACTTGA
- a CDS encoding cobalamin-binding protein: protein MRIVSLIPSATEMVYALGLGECLVGRSHECDFPLTVQTLPICCHAHIPADVSSREIDDAVKDRLSKGLSIYEVDTEVLEQLQPDFIITQTQCEVCAVSLEEVERATCQLVSSNPKIVDLAPMGLSDIFSDLERLGEILGVPDRAHQVVEQWKVRMEAVNAKASILPNPPKVACIEWIDPIMNAGNWVPELVEMAGGINLFGERDSHSHYMELSEIADAQPDLIVIMACGYSISQSGAEMHLLTQHPDWNKIPAVRKQRVFIVDGNQYFNRPGPRVVDSLEILTEIFHPESFPRKHGYADWILAHEYSPTH, encoded by the coding sequence GTGCGAATCGTCTCCCTGATCCCCAGCGCCACAGAAATGGTCTACGCCCTCGGTTTGGGGGAATGTCTGGTCGGCCGCTCACACGAATGTGATTTTCCCCTCACTGTCCAAACCCTTCCCATCTGTTGCCATGCCCATATCCCGGCTGATGTTTCCAGCCGCGAAATTGATGATGCCGTCAAGGATCGATTGTCCAAAGGCTTGTCGATCTATGAGGTGGATACTGAGGTCCTAGAACAGTTGCAGCCAGATTTCATCATCACGCAGACCCAGTGTGAGGTTTGTGCCGTGAGCTTGGAGGAAGTGGAGCGCGCCACCTGCCAATTGGTTTCCTCCAATCCCAAGATCGTGGATCTGGCCCCCATGGGACTGTCAGATATTTTTTCGGATCTGGAGCGATTGGGAGAAATACTCGGCGTACCCGACCGTGCCCATCAAGTGGTGGAGCAATGGAAGGTTCGGATGGAAGCAGTAAATGCGAAAGCCTCCATCCTTCCCAATCCTCCCAAAGTCGCCTGCATCGAATGGATCGATCCCATCATGAATGCAGGAAACTGGGTTCCTGAATTGGTCGAAATGGCTGGCGGAATCAATCTGTTTGGAGAGCGGGATAGTCATTCTCACTATATGGAATTATCCGAAATCGCCGATGCTCAACCAGACCTCATCGTCATCATGGCGTGTGGATATTCCATCTCGCAATCTGGTGCGGAAATGCATCTCCTCACCCAACACCCTGATTGGAACAAAATACCCGCTGTCCGAAAACAGCGGGTATTTATCGTAGATGGAAATCAATACTTCAATCGACCTGGGCCGCGTGTGGTCGATTCCCTAGAGATTTTGACAGAGATTTTTCACCCGGAATCATTCCCCAGAAAACACGGATATGCTGACTGGATCTTGGCACACGAGTATAGCCCGACGCATTAG
- a CDS encoding Hsp70 family protein, translating to MINFGIDLGTTNSAIAKFEAGKVSIFRNPVTHRDTLPSVVAFRKGRIIVGEKAREYVLKAPEEVAAGFKRKMGTTESFHLADQRVTPTALSAYVLKELKTFVHTGEVPQAAVITIPASFDTIQSNATKQAGYEAGFEEVVLLQEPIAASLAYANQQQDAQLVEGQWLVYDLGGGTFDVALVRISDGEMQVLDHEGNNFLGGNDFDQLMVEELIVPQLEKLGTFEDLLDNLKRASGTYNDLYLKLLHLAESTKIQLSASEVAEVEFDTKDDEGKVIEAVIPVSRVDFERLLQPHIEKTAEMIQAMIDRNSLTPQDIKFVLMVGGSTYIPYVRETVGNSLSIEVNTEVDPTTAVAVGAAFYAGTKPISKGQLDEDGQAPIDADIQIKVAYQKATQTREEYFTALFEGNIEGRFYRIIRADGGFDSGLKPLESQIHEYLPLAPDQYNQFDLKIFDAQNNPIAFDAPAIGITQGRYSVMGQPIPHDICLEIDDVENQQTVLEVVFEKNAILPVRRTIVKQITKTIARGSKDSLTITIVEGPGSALPAANQSIGFISIKGDELTRDLIRGSDVEITLEMSESRDLTINAYLMMTDQEFENVFHPSERHVNVKRLAEEGEALAERVRREIDEAERMDNYEGAQQLVDLEFDILDLVDKAKHLSEDDVTDLKYQLEDNKRKLAQQIDNLTREKYIIRIKQSYFETKRKLEQTIVTYKASDKLQQDYRQLLESEKSILATNSTLRIQEYMDQMTRLNLRIRWQNREYLLELFTGLRYGLYGDYIYPAKAQGFIQDGLKAIEEENDDKLRIAINHLLDLLPPDHKPYLNFGGTGIG from the coding sequence ATGATCAATTTCGGCATCGACCTGGGTACCACCAATTCTGCCATCGCCAAGTTTGAGGCTGGCAAAGTCTCCATTTTCCGTAACCCAGTCACACATCGGGACACCTTGCCCAGTGTGGTGGCCTTTCGCAAAGGAAGGATTATCGTCGGGGAAAAAGCCCGAGAATACGTCCTCAAAGCACCTGAAGAGGTCGCTGCCGGATTCAAGCGGAAGATGGGTACAACAGAATCCTTCCATCTGGCCGATCAGCGCGTGACCCCAACCGCCCTTTCCGCCTACGTCCTCAAGGAGCTCAAGACTTTCGTGCATACCGGAGAGGTCCCGCAAGCGGCGGTCATCACGATTCCTGCCTCATTTGACACCATCCAATCCAATGCCACCAAGCAGGCGGGATATGAAGCTGGATTCGAAGAGGTCGTACTGCTTCAAGAACCGATCGCAGCATCTCTGGCCTATGCCAATCAGCAGCAAGATGCCCAACTCGTGGAAGGCCAATGGCTGGTCTACGACTTGGGGGGAGGCACTTTTGATGTGGCACTGGTTAGGATTTCGGATGGAGAAATGCAGGTGCTGGATCATGAAGGGAACAACTTCTTGGGGGGAAATGATTTTGATCAACTGATGGTGGAGGAGTTGATCGTCCCTCAATTGGAAAAATTGGGCACATTCGAAGATCTGCTGGATAATCTCAAACGAGCCAGCGGTACATACAATGATCTCTACTTGAAGTTGTTGCACCTCGCGGAATCTACCAAGATTCAATTGTCGGCTTCAGAAGTTGCCGAGGTGGAATTCGACACCAAGGATGACGAAGGAAAAGTGATCGAAGCGGTGATTCCGGTTTCTCGTGTGGATTTCGAAAGATTGCTTCAACCTCATATCGAAAAGACGGCCGAGATGATTCAGGCGATGATCGATCGGAATAGCCTCACGCCTCAAGACATCAAATTCGTCCTCATGGTCGGTGGTTCCACGTACATTCCCTATGTCCGGGAAACGGTTGGCAATAGCCTGTCTATCGAGGTCAATACGGAAGTTGATCCCACCACAGCAGTCGCCGTTGGAGCTGCCTTCTACGCCGGAACCAAGCCGATTTCCAAAGGCCAATTGGATGAAGATGGTCAAGCGCCCATCGATGCAGATATTCAGATCAAGGTAGCATACCAAAAAGCCACCCAGACTCGGGAGGAGTACTTTACCGCACTTTTCGAAGGAAATATAGAGGGCCGATTCTATCGGATCATTCGGGCCGATGGAGGATTTGATAGTGGTTTGAAGCCGCTTGAATCCCAAATCCACGAATATCTCCCATTGGCACCTGACCAGTACAATCAGTTTGACCTCAAGATTTTTGATGCCCAAAATAACCCCATTGCCTTCGACGCTCCGGCCATCGGAATTACCCAAGGACGATACAGTGTGATGGGACAGCCGATCCCCCATGATATTTGCCTGGAAATCGATGATGTTGAAAATCAGCAAACGGTCCTGGAGGTTGTCTTTGAGAAAAATGCCATCCTGCCTGTTCGGAGGACTATCGTCAAGCAAATCACCAAGACCATCGCCAGAGGGTCCAAGGATAGCCTGACGATCACCATTGTGGAAGGTCCGGGAAGTGCGTTGCCTGCTGCGAATCAGTCGATAGGATTCATTAGCATAAAGGGAGATGAACTGACCCGCGATTTGATTCGGGGATCAGATGTGGAAATCACCTTGGAAATGTCTGAATCTCGCGATCTGACCATCAATGCCTACCTGATGATGACCGATCAGGAATTCGAGAATGTGTTCCATCCCAGCGAGCGCCATGTGAATGTGAAACGATTGGCCGAGGAAGGGGAAGCGCTGGCGGAGCGTGTCCGGAGGGAAATAGACGAGGCAGAGCGCATGGACAACTATGAGGGTGCTCAGCAACTGGTGGATCTGGAATTCGATATTCTCGACTTGGTAGACAAAGCCAAGCACCTCTCCGAAGATGATGTGACCGATTTGAAGTACCAGTTGGAAGACAACAAGCGAAAACTGGCTCAGCAGATCGATAACCTCACGCGTGAGAAATACATCATCCGGATCAAGCAGTCCTACTTCGAAACCAAGCGAAAACTTGAACAGACGATCGTCACCTACAAGGCAAGCGACAAGCTCCAGCAGGATTATCGTCAATTGCTAGAATCGGAGAAATCCATTTTGGCGACCAATTCTACCCTTCGGATTCAGGAGTACATGGACCAGATGACGAGGCTCAATCTTCGGATCAGATGGCAGAATCGCGAATACCTCTTGGAGCTGTTCACAGGGCTGCGATATGGGCTCTACGGGGATTACATCTATCCCGCCAAAGCTCAGGGATTCATACAAGATGGCCTGAAAGCCATCGAGGAGGAGAATGACGACAAATTGCGTATTGCCATCAATCACCTCCTCGACTTGTTGCCACCCGATCACAAACCCTACCTAAATTTCGGTGGGACGGGTATCGGCTAA
- a CDS encoding DinB family protein — MTRPIILGMLLFVGFALNAHAQQSGETPMPATTTELPFKQINTLPSESSEGHLLGRMVDALGFRFYWASEGLTEADLDYRPTDAARSSRETLEHMLGLSEVIRNAATHQPNIRPANQPEMTFEEIRAQTLLNLKEASDAFHAAEESATSFDIEFERGGNTTTFPVWNLINGPIADAIYHTGQIVSFRRTSGNPIRPGVNVFMGTVKE; from the coding sequence ATGACCAGACCAATCATCTTGGGAATGTTGCTCTTCGTGGGATTCGCCCTGAATGCACATGCCCAGCAATCCGGCGAAACCCCCATGCCTGCGACTACCACCGAGCTTCCTTTCAAACAGATCAACACACTCCCATCTGAGAGTTCAGAGGGGCATCTTTTGGGCCGAATGGTGGATGCACTCGGTTTTCGATTCTACTGGGCTTCCGAAGGCTTGACCGAAGCAGATCTGGATTACCGTCCCACGGATGCAGCTCGATCTTCCAGAGAGACCCTAGAGCACATGCTGGGCCTTTCTGAGGTGATCAGAAATGCTGCAACACACCAGCCCAATATCCGCCCAGCGAATCAACCCGAAATGACCTTTGAGGAAATTCGCGCCCAGACACTCCTGAACTTGAAGGAAGCGAGTGATGCTTTCCATGCAGCCGAAGAAAGCGCTACCTCCTTCGATATTGAGTTTGAACGGGGCGGAAACACGACGACTTTCCCCGTTTGGAACCTGATCAATGGACCGATCGCGGATGCCATATACCACACTGGGCAGATCGTCTCTTTCCGAAGAACTTCCGGAAATCCGATCCGCCCAGGCGTGAATGTCTTTATGGGAACTGTGAAGGAATAA
- a CDS encoding aldose 1-epimerase family protein, which produces MSHISIKNDTFSAAIDPTGAQLASLVRLSTGEEFMWQRDPAFWKDVAPVLFPIVGGLRNGTYSYDGKTYEMAKHGVVRHVEFELAQHTDDACELVFKANEVTQASFPFDFELRLIFQLTETGIQVNYHILNAGAVDMPAGLGYHPAFNINIEDFSHSDYEIFFDHPETLDLYGLVDGLTQKKQDEYLKDTQILPVTEHLFDEDALIFLNISSKSIGIRRKSDDWSLTMTTGGAPHLGIWAKPAAPYICLEPWYTYNDSPAATGDLFQKEGMKTMKPGEVFEAGYTVSV; this is translated from the coding sequence ATGTCGCACATTTCCATCAAGAACGACACCTTCTCTGCAGCCATTGATCCTACCGGCGCACAGCTCGCTTCGCTTGTCAGACTGTCTACAGGTGAGGAATTCATGTGGCAACGCGACCCTGCATTCTGGAAAGATGTGGCTCCGGTCCTATTTCCGATTGTGGGAGGATTGCGCAATGGCACGTACAGCTATGACGGCAAAACCTACGAAATGGCCAAGCATGGAGTGGTTCGCCACGTAGAGTTTGAATTGGCCCAGCATACCGATGATGCCTGCGAATTGGTCTTCAAAGCCAATGAAGTCACCCAAGCGTCTTTTCCGTTTGACTTCGAATTGAGGTTGATTTTCCAACTGACCGAGACGGGAATCCAAGTCAATTATCATATCCTCAATGCAGGAGCGGTGGACATGCCAGCTGGTTTGGGATATCATCCAGCCTTCAACATCAACATCGAAGATTTCAGCCATTCGGACTACGAAATTTTCTTTGATCACCCCGAAACACTGGATCTCTATGGCTTGGTGGATGGATTGACTCAGAAAAAGCAGGATGAATACCTCAAGGACACCCAAATTCTGCCAGTTACCGAGCACTTGTTTGACGAGGATGCCCTCATTTTCCTGAATATTTCCTCCAAATCCATCGGCATTCGCAGAAAATCAGATGATTGGTCCTTGACCATGACCACAGGAGGCGCTCCCCATCTGGGTATTTGGGCAAAACCAGCCGCTCCCTACATCTGCCTGGAGCCTTGGTACACCTACAATGACAGCCCTGCTGCAACGGGGGATCTATTCCAAAAAGAAGGGATGAAAACCATGAAACCGGGAGAAGTATTTGAAGCGGGATATACCGTCAGTGTTTGA